A window of the Parvularcula bermudensis HTCC2503 genome harbors these coding sequences:
- a CDS encoding transferrin-binding protein-like solute binding protein yields MRLSTGLFAASSLIALAACSSTGGTPDPILGEDGQPAPPRNLVTNALSYRAENHGSAVSETYDLAVTAMRTRYQTNGAAVFVGIEHDAVGESETTEFRYDAAADTFTIDIDLPNADDAPILVNETWGPLLLLTPKDLFGLNNGVSAVYLAKQPDFYGFVDETLIGGNEFTADAYIDALGAVDATGSGSGYLALWVTIANDLGFEGSERDVGSLPIYIANDPATFGAPGSLAGDIEAATAYVEDLSPAAFSDAQAAAPVPSSAFDPIMSELLATAPESFGVNVEGQISDNDASFIIAVMDDVGGTAVEDYITAITIITDDIEAAPNYLYQANGVTYYQYKTEGDVVDTRFVAAGEWQKTEASGETIFGHFVYGQLTDPDEMPTSGTASYTGTVYGSILRQNRVDSLRGGLNLNTDFQTGALDMTFNADIAYRDDEGITQFIDYADFTGTGRIDDANFDGTMQGVTSIDTSETDSPLVVDGSFEGHFYGPTAQEAGGTFEFSNTEAAATGSFVAVRD; encoded by the coding sequence ATGCGTCTTTCCACCGGCCTATTTGCCGCTTCGTCTCTGATTGCCCTCGCGGCATGTAGCTCAACCGGCGGCACCCCCGACCCTATTTTGGGGGAGGACGGACAGCCCGCACCGCCGCGCAACCTTGTCACTAACGCCTTGAGCTATCGCGCCGAAAACCACGGGTCGGCAGTCAGCGAGACCTATGATCTGGCCGTGACGGCCATGCGGACACGCTATCAAACCAACGGGGCGGCGGTCTTTGTCGGGATCGAACACGACGCGGTGGGCGAGAGCGAGACGACAGAGTTTAGATATGATGCCGCCGCGGACACCTTCACCATTGATATCGATTTGCCGAATGCGGACGATGCCCCGATCCTGGTGAACGAAACATGGGGGCCGCTCCTATTATTGACCCCGAAGGATCTCTTCGGCCTCAATAACGGGGTGTCGGCAGTCTATCTGGCCAAGCAACCCGACTTCTACGGCTTCGTCGACGAGACCTTGATCGGGGGGAACGAATTTACCGCCGACGCCTATATCGATGCCCTTGGCGCCGTCGATGCGACGGGCAGCGGCAGCGGCTATCTGGCGCTGTGGGTGACGATCGCCAATGACCTTGGGTTTGAAGGATCGGAACGGGATGTCGGCTCCCTGCCGATTTATATCGCGAACGATCCGGCAACCTTCGGCGCGCCGGGCTCCCTCGCCGGGGATATCGAGGCCGCCACTGCGTATGTCGAAGATCTCAGCCCCGCCGCCTTCAGCGACGCCCAGGCCGCCGCCCCCGTCCCCAGCAGCGCCTTCGACCCGATCATGAGCGAGCTCCTTGCCACCGCCCCCGAAAGTTTCGGCGTCAATGTTGAGGGACAGATTTCCGACAATGATGCAAGCTTCATCATTGCCGTGATGGACGATGTCGGCGGCACAGCGGTCGAGGATTACATCACCGCGATCACGATCATTACCGACGACATCGAAGCGGCGCCCAATTATCTCTACCAAGCCAACGGCGTCACCTATTATCAGTATAAAACCGAAGGGGATGTCGTCGATACCCGCTTCGTTGCCGCCGGGGAATGGCAGAAGACCGAAGCCAGCGGCGAGACCATTTTCGGTCATTTCGTCTACGGTCAATTGACCGATCCCGATGAGATGCCGACCTCCGGCACCGCCAGCTACACAGGCACGGTTTACGGCTCCATCCTGCGGCAAAACCGGGTCGACAGCCTGCGCGGCGGGCTCAACCTGAACACCGATTTTCAGACCGGCGCCCTCGACATGACCTTCAACGCCGATATCGCTTACCGCGACGATGAGGGGATAACCCAATTTATCGACTATGCCGACTTCACCGGCACCGGCCGGATCGACGATGCCAATTTCGATGGCACCATGCAGGGGGTGACCTCGATCGATACCTCTGAAACCGACAGCCCCCTTGTGGTGGACGGGTCCTTCGAAGGCCATTTCTATGGCCCCACCGCCCAAGAGGCCGGGGGCACCTTCGAATTCTCGAACACCGAGGCCGCGGCGACCGGATCCTTCGTCGCTGTCAGGGATTAA
- a CDS encoding surface lipoprotein assembly modifier: protein MSPRIEGGATGCLVVSFMGNESLKPGRHKLAMGKATGIYRHLAAATGAALLVIGTAGAVEDASRTYELSGAEAISLAERFLSEGRLGAAEAIVLALAQEDLSPDIDRTHIDFLAGMIALRQEKVDEATALFEHLLAYDGTLVGARLELATAYMAKGHYRQAERQLRLASAQGPSVDVQRRIGQQMAAIDRRKVIEIEAGASIVPDTNVNTATAQSTIIAGGVEQRLNDDGALRRSGVGVTSDLSISAKRSVRGDLFARVTAMGRLIDQEGVDFDFATYGLRAGPEWRGRRLRGSLSALVSAQSYGGAPYAEAAGLEAQLLSALTRRVSLSASLSVQALDFQQDDRQDGARVALGLGAHRRLTDQIRTGGSLSIDRQTADDPTLSYWRTHFATYVSGALPAKLFVTVSPSVAVREADEGSEFFGGRREDITRSVSVTLSGGPSAIATLKPQLGYHYTDNDSTIAFYSYDRHRVDLGFSRDF from the coding sequence GTGTCGCCGCGCATTGAGGGGGGGGCGACGGGGTGTCTGGTCGTCTCCTTTATGGGAAACGAATCCTTAAAGCCGGGTCGGCACAAGCTGGCTATGGGCAAAGCGACAGGCATTTATCGGCATTTGGCGGCGGCCACCGGTGCCGCGTTGCTCGTCATTGGCACGGCGGGGGCTGTCGAGGATGCGTCCCGCACCTATGAGCTTAGCGGGGCCGAGGCTATTTCGCTTGCGGAACGATTTCTGTCGGAAGGACGGCTTGGCGCGGCCGAAGCGATCGTGTTGGCCTTGGCCCAGGAGGATCTGAGCCCGGACATAGATCGTACCCATATCGATTTTCTGGCGGGCATGATCGCCCTCCGCCAGGAGAAGGTCGACGAGGCCACTGCGCTGTTCGAGCATCTTCTCGCTTACGATGGCACGCTTGTCGGTGCCAGGCTCGAACTGGCGACGGCCTATATGGCGAAGGGTCATTACCGCCAGGCTGAGCGGCAATTGCGCCTCGCCTCCGCGCAGGGGCCAAGCGTCGACGTCCAGCGCCGCATCGGCCAGCAAATGGCGGCGATCGACCGCCGAAAGGTGATTGAGATCGAGGCCGGGGCCTCCATCGTTCCCGATACGAACGTCAATACCGCAACCGCCCAGTCAACAATCATCGCCGGCGGGGTCGAACAACGGCTGAACGATGACGGCGCGCTCCGGCGGTCGGGGGTCGGGGTCACCTCCGATCTCTCAATCAGTGCAAAGCGATCTGTCAGAGGGGATCTTTTCGCACGCGTAACGGCTATGGGCCGTCTGATCGATCAGGAGGGGGTCGATTTTGACTTCGCCACTTACGGCCTCCGCGCGGGGCCCGAATGGCGCGGCCGCCGATTGAGGGGGAGTTTATCGGCCCTGGTCAGTGCGCAGTCCTATGGCGGTGCGCCCTATGCCGAGGCGGCGGGGCTCGAAGCGCAACTCCTTTCGGCTCTCACCCGGCGGGTATCGCTCTCGGCAAGTCTCTCGGTTCAGGCCTTGGATTTTCAGCAGGACGATCGCCAGGATGGCGCCCGCGTCGCCCTTGGCCTTGGCGCGCATCGCCGCCTCACCGATCAGATCCGTACCGGCGGCAGTCTGAGTATTGACCGTCAGACAGCAGATGACCCCACTTTAAGCTATTGGCGCACTCATTTTGCTACCTATGTGTCCGGCGCCCTTCCCGCGAAGCTGTTCGTTACCGTTTCGCCGAGCGTCGCCGTGCGGGAGGCCGACGAAGGGTCGGAGTTCTTCGGCGGACGGCGTGAGGATATTACCCGGTCGGTATCCGTTACCCTGTCGGGGGGGCCAAGCGCGATAGCGACGCTAAAGCCCCAACTTGGCTATCATTATACGGATAACGACTCGACGATCGCGTTCTATAGTTACGATCGGCATCGGGTCGATCTTGGCTTCTCGCGCGATTTCTAA
- a CDS encoding nucleotide exchange factor GrpE: MTESPGRPEDETPGRESQREGEASPRGGEDIPSHLTDEALDGAHIKSLAEARIAEMQAEIDAQKEQLLRVAAELENTRRRAERERQDAAKYGITKFAGDLLSVADNFSRALELAPSDPSLASPDQISGLINGIRMTEKELLTVFERNGISRIDPKGERFDPNQHQAIAQVPGNGEPKDHVVDVAAPGFIIGERVIRAAMVTVSTGANAD; the protein is encoded by the coding sequence ATGACCGAATCACCAGGCCGACCCGAGGACGAGACCCCAGGCAGGGAGAGCCAAAGAGAGGGCGAAGCTTCACCCCGGGGCGGTGAAGATATCCCCTCCCATTTGACGGACGAGGCGCTTGACGGCGCCCATATCAAGTCGCTGGCCGAGGCCCGCATCGCCGAGATGCAGGCCGAAATCGACGCGCAGAAAGAGCAGCTTTTGCGCGTGGCGGCCGAACTTGAGAACACACGACGCCGGGCCGAGCGGGAGCGGCAGGACGCCGCGAAATACGGCATTACGAAATTTGCCGGCGATCTGTTGTCCGTGGCGGATAATTTCTCTCGCGCCCTCGAACTGGCGCCGAGCGACCCCTCCCTCGCCAGCCCCGACCAGATCAGCGGATTGATCAATGGCATTCGGATGACGGAGAAGGAATTGCTCACCGTTTTCGAGCGGAACGGGATTAGCCGTATCGATCCCAAGGGGGAGCGGTTCGATCCGAATCAGCACCAAGCGATCGCGCAAGTGCCGGGGAACGGCGAACCCAAGGACCATGTGGTCGATGTCGCAGCACCGGGCTTCATCATCGGCGAACGGGTGATCCGGGCGGCCATGGTGACGGTCTCCACCGGCGCCAACGCCGACTGA